The following are encoded in a window of Acidobacteriota bacterium genomic DNA:
- a CDS encoding phosphate ABC transporter substrate-binding protein, with amino-acid sequence MRLAPVGVRRTRCPGIPWAESGGRTRLIGRRRAVCQIVHVVIGAVGGLVMAGCGAVSSRSAARERTAIQNIGSDTMVNLAQAWAEAYAAVRPAVSVEVSGGGSGLGVAALLNGTADIVNSSRHLADDEVERARAKYGSDPREVKVAYDALAIYVHPSNPIDEISLEELSEIYREDGTSRMWSDLGVTLPGRHQKIVRVSRQNNSGTYHYFREAVVGGRADLRAGSLDLNGSKDVVALIAGTPSAIGYSGIGYRTNQVKVLSISAKKGGPAVAPTPENCLNKTYPIARPMLFYVPPNAPAHVDEYIEWVLSPAGQSLVSEKGYVPLEAD; translated from the coding sequence ATGCGGCTCGCTCCCGTTGGCGTGCGGCGCACCAGGTGTCCGGGCATCCCTTGGGCGGAGTCCGGCGGGAGGACGCGTCTGATCGGCCGACGGCGCGCGGTGTGCCAGATCGTCCACGTCGTCATCGGCGCGGTCGGCGGCCTGGTCATGGCTGGCTGCGGCGCCGTCTCGAGCCGGTCGGCGGCGCGCGAGCGGACCGCGATTCAGAACATCGGCTCGGACACGATGGTCAACCTGGCCCAGGCCTGGGCCGAGGCGTATGCGGCCGTCCGTCCGGCCGTCTCCGTCGAGGTGTCCGGCGGCGGCTCGGGTCTCGGCGTCGCCGCGTTGCTCAACGGCACGGCGGACATCGTCAACAGCTCGCGTCATCTCGCAGACGACGAAGTCGAGCGTGCGCGGGCGAAGTATGGTTCCGATCCGCGCGAGGTGAAGGTCGCCTACGACGCCCTCGCCATCTATGTGCATCCCAGCAACCCCATCGACGAGATCTCGCTCGAGGAACTGAGCGAGATCTACCGCGAGGACGGCACGTCCAGGATGTGGAGCGACCTCGGTGTGACCCTGCCTGGGCGGCACCAGAAGATCGTGCGGGTGAGTCGGCAGAACAACTCCGGTACCTACCACTACTTCCGCGAGGCGGTCGTGGGCGGTCGAGCCGACCTGAGAGCCGGATCGCTCGACCTGAACGGCTCGAAGGACGTGGTGGCGCTGATCGCGGGCACGCCCAGCGCGATCGGGTACAGCGGCATCGGCTATCGCACGAACCAGGTGAAGGTGCTGAGCATCTCCGCGAAGAAGGGGGGCCCGGCGGTGGCGCCCACTCCCGAGAACTGCCTGAACAAGACCTATCCCATTGCGCGGCCCATGCTCTTCTACGTGCCTCCCAACGCGCCGGCGCACGTCGACGAGTACATCGAGTGGGTGCTGAGCCCTGCGGGTCAGTCGTTGGTCTCCGAGAAGGGATACGTTCCGCTGGAGGCTGATTGA
- the pstC gene encoding phosphate ABC transporter permease subunit PstC: MISRRRLETVAEGAIEVLIHLCGISAIVFVFGIVFFVFREGVPLVFEADTPFSLGKFFTSTEWFPTSVANKRYGVLALIVGTASVTMLAMAIAVPFALGATVFLSEFCGGALKETLKIVIELLAAIPSIVWGFIGLTVVNPLIIRVFDVPVGLNVLNGAIILALMAMPIMVSIGEDALKAVPDSYREAAVALGATRWQMVYRVLLPAAKNGLLAAVLLGVGRAVGETMGVLMATGHAVNVPFFHEDGRFNFGWMFESVRALTATIAAELGETSAGSDHYRVLFLIGIVLLTITFIINLTADLVVKGIRQQR, encoded by the coding sequence ATGATCTCCCGCCGCCGCCTCGAGACCGTGGCCGAGGGGGCCATCGAGGTGTTGATCCACCTGTGTGGCATCAGTGCCATCGTCTTCGTCTTCGGCATCGTCTTCTTCGTGTTTCGCGAGGGTGTGCCCCTCGTCTTCGAGGCGGACACCCCGTTCAGCCTCGGCAAGTTCTTCACCAGTACCGAATGGTTCCCGACCTCCGTGGCCAACAAGCGCTATGGCGTCCTGGCCCTGATCGTGGGCACGGCCAGCGTGACGATGCTGGCCATGGCCATCGCGGTGCCCTTCGCCCTGGGGGCGACGGTCTTCCTCTCGGAGTTCTGCGGTGGTGCGCTCAAGGAGACGCTCAAGATCGTCATCGAGCTGCTGGCGGCCATCCCCTCCATCGTCTGGGGGTTCATCGGCTTGACCGTGGTGAACCCGCTGATCATCCGGGTGTTCGACGTGCCGGTGGGGCTCAACGTCCTGAACGGCGCCATCATCCTTGCGCTGATGGCCATGCCCATCATGGTGTCCATCGGTGAGGATGCGCTGAAGGCCGTGCCGGACAGTTACCGGGAGGCGGCCGTTGCGCTCGGTGCCACGCGCTGGCAGATGGTGTATCGCGTGCTCCTGCCCGCGGCGAAGAACGGCCTGCTCGCGGCCGTGCTGCTGGGCGTGGGGCGCGCGGTGGGCGAGACGATGGGGGTGCTCATGGCCACGGGCCACGCCGTGAACGTGCCCTTCTTCCACGAGGATGGCCGTTTCAACTTCGGCTGGATGTTCGAGAGCGTCCGGGCCCTCACGGCCACGATCGCGGCCGAGCTCGGTGAGACCAGTGCGGGCAGCGACCACTATCGCGTCCTTTTCCTGATCGGGATCGTTCTGTTGACGATCACCTTCATCATCAACCTGACCGCCGACCTCGTGGTCAAAGGCATCCGCCAGCAGAGATGA
- the pstA gene encoding phosphate ABC transporter permease PstA — protein sequence MNPAASPVASPAPLRFRATPPVRRRLWQERIAQAVFAAMVVLMLLPLLGILGYMVVQGAPLISWEFLTANPTKGMTEGGIWSALLGTIWLVIVSLSVSAPIGVLAAVYLNEYAKDNWFTRIVNLAVLNLAGVPSIVHALFGLGAFVLFFGMGRSILAASLTLAVMTMPVVITATREALGAVPMSFREACWNVGATRWQTIRRIVLPNSISGILTGVILEISRKAGETVPIMFTGAVFFRAIPEGDFFAYRITDQCMALSMHLYTVTTQVTGAPEALPFAVATVLIVAIILINATSIVVRAWLRSHRKW from the coding sequence ATGAACCCCGCCGCCAGCCCTGTCGCCTCACCCGCTCCACTCCGGTTCAGAGCGACGCCGCCGGTTCGGCGCAGGCTCTGGCAGGAACGAATCGCGCAGGCCGTCTTCGCGGCCATGGTCGTGTTGATGCTGTTGCCGCTGCTCGGGATCCTGGGCTACATGGTCGTCCAGGGCGCGCCGCTGATTTCCTGGGAGTTCCTCACGGCCAACCCCACCAAGGGCATGACGGAAGGAGGCATCTGGAGCGCGCTCCTCGGCACCATCTGGCTCGTCATCGTGTCCTTGTCCGTCAGCGCGCCCATCGGGGTGCTGGCGGCGGTCTACTTGAACGAGTACGCGAAGGACAACTGGTTCACCCGGATCGTGAATCTCGCAGTGCTCAACCTCGCCGGCGTGCCGAGCATCGTCCACGCGCTCTTCGGGCTGGGGGCGTTCGTCCTGTTCTTCGGGATGGGGCGGAGCATTCTCGCCGCGTCGTTGACCCTGGCGGTGATGACGATGCCGGTCGTGATCACCGCCACGCGCGAGGCCCTCGGCGCGGTGCCGATGAGTTTTCGCGAGGCGTGCTGGAACGTCGGCGCGACCAGGTGGCAGACCATCCGCCGCATTGTCCTGCCCAACTCGATCAGCGGGATCCTGACTGGCGTCATCCTGGAGATCAGCCGCAAGGCTGGGGAGACCGTTCCCATCATGTTCACCGGCGCGGTGTTCTTCCGCGCGATTCCCGAAGGGGACTTCTTCGCCTATCGCATCACCGATCAGTGCATGGCCCTCTCCATGCACCTCTATACCGTCACCACCCAGGTCACCGGCGCGCCCGAGGCTCTGCCCTTCGCCGTGGCCACGGTGCTGATCGTGGCCATCATCCTCATCAATGCCACATCCATCGTTGTCCGCGCGTGGCTGCGAAGTCATCGGAAGTGGTGA
- a CDS encoding ATP-binding cassette domain-containing protein, whose amino-acid sequence MVTVPPKIKVEHFSSWYGDRPVHGDISFDVEANEIFGIIGPAQSGKTTLLRAINRTLEFTTGARTAGTIEVDGTDVRRVDDVFEFRRKIGMVAPLPVGLPLTIYENVAFAARCAGLRRRSDLDELVERCLRQAALWDEVKDRLDTLGTKLSGGQQQRLTIARALSHEPEILCLDEFSIAIDPVTTMRIEDVLKQLRAQMTIILVTNLTQQARRLADRTMFLWNGDIVQVDRSEVIFSEDPGNQRTHDYVHGVFG is encoded by the coding sequence GTGGTGACCGTGCCCCCCAAGATCAAGGTGGAGCATTTCTCGTCGTGGTACGGCGACCGGCCCGTCCACGGCGACATCTCGTTCGATGTCGAGGCCAACGAGATCTTCGGGATCATCGGTCCGGCTCAGAGCGGCAAGACCACCCTGTTGCGCGCGATCAACCGCACGCTCGAGTTCACCACCGGCGCCCGCACAGCCGGCACGATCGAGGTCGACGGCACGGACGTGCGACGCGTCGACGACGTCTTCGAGTTCCGCCGCAAGATCGGCATGGTCGCGCCCCTGCCGGTCGGCCTGCCGCTGACCATCTACGAGAACGTCGCCTTTGCCGCCCGCTGCGCCGGACTTCGCCGCAGGAGCGACCTCGATGAGCTGGTGGAGAGGTGCCTCCGTCAGGCCGCGCTCTGGGACGAGGTCAAGGATCGCCTCGATACGCTCGGCACGAAGCTCTCGGGCGGACAACAGCAGCGCCTCACCATCGCTCGCGCGCTCTCGCACGAGCCGGAGATCCTCTGCCTCGACGAGTTCTCCATTGCCATCGACCCCGTCACGACCATGCGGATCGAGGACGTGCTGAAGCAGCTGCGCGCCCAGATGACCATCATCCTGGTCACCAATCTCACGCAGCAGGCGCGCCGCCTGGCCGATCGCACGATGTTTCTCTGGAACGGCGACATCGTTCAAGTCGACCGCAGCGAGGTGATCTTCTCCGAGGACCCCGGCAACCAGAGGACGCACGATTACGTTCATGGGGTCTTCGGATGA
- a CDS encoding phosphate ABC transporter ATP-binding protein, translating into MSDASYSIVTRDLNLWYDKFQALRNVTLDIRHGLITSLIGPSGCGKTTLLRCFNRVNERYGYVTTTGEIRILGQNIYDPDISLIELRKSVGMVFQRPNPLPISVYENIVFGLRIHQPRVDLKRSVLDEAVEKSLAEVGLWADLKDRLDQKATRLQLEQQQKLCVARLLPLKPELILMDEPCSALDTEGTRAIEELMLTLRERYTILIVTHNMSQARRVSDECVFMLLGEVVEHGRTEQVFLTPHDSRTADYVEGRYG; encoded by the coding sequence ATGAGCGACGCGTCCTACAGCATCGTGACCCGCGACCTGAACCTGTGGTACGACAAGTTCCAGGCCCTGCGAAACGTCACGCTCGACATCCGGCACGGGCTGATCACGTCCCTCATCGGCCCCTCGGGATGCGGAAAAACCACCCTGCTCCGCTGCTTCAACCGTGTCAACGAACGTTACGGCTACGTCACGACGACCGGCGAGATCAGGATTCTGGGGCAGAACATCTACGACCCTGACATCTCGTTGATCGAATTGCGGAAGAGCGTCGGCATGGTCTTTCAGAGGCCCAACCCGCTTCCCATTTCGGTGTACGAGAACATCGTCTTCGGACTGCGAATCCATCAGCCGCGCGTCGACCTGAAGCGCTCCGTGCTCGACGAGGCCGTCGAGAAGTCGCTCGCAGAAGTCGGCCTCTGGGCCGACCTCAAGGACCGGCTCGACCAGAAGGCCACCCGCCTCCAGTTGGAACAACAGCAGAAGCTCTGCGTTGCCCGTCTGCTGCCGCTCAAGCCCGAACTCATCCTCATGGACGAGCCCTGCTCGGCGCTCGATACCGAGGGCACGCGCGCAATCGAAGAGTTGATGCTGACACTGCGCGAGCGGTATACCATCCTCATCGTCACGCACAACATGTCGCAGGCGCGGCGGGTGAGCGACGAGTGCGTGTTCATGCTGCTCGGTGAGGTCGTCGAGCACGGCCGCACCGAGCAGGTCTTCCTGACGCCGCACGACTCGCGCACGGCCGACTACGTCGAAGGGCGCTACGGGTAG
- a CDS encoding beta-lactamase family protein, with amino-acid sequence MPRRQTINALVLCFICLLPVGAVAQRPPADLDAWVERTMATFEVPGIAVAIVKDGDVVHAKGYGVRRLGDTAPVDDATLFGIASNTKAFTATALGMLVDEKRLAWDDPVTRHLPGFQMFDPYVSREITVRDLLTHRSGLGLGAGDLLFWPDTDVSRAEVVAAARFIRPATSFRSRYAYNNLLFVVAGEVVAAASGQSWDDFVRARIFDPLGMDSSRITSVGFGPGDNVASPHSRGWRLQGELKPIASTRDDTWAAAAGIKSNLRDLVTWVRVHLDRGRLDETRRLFSESVSNEMWQVQTPIRVSDPPPPLADVRPTFAGYGLGWNLRDYRGRKIVSHTGGLTGMVTLVMLVPSERLGLVVLTNQEEGGAFNAIAYHVIDAYFGAPSTDWIAAYRQVRDGQLKRAEEAEQKQAAARVHDSRPSLALASYAGDYRDEWYGRARLEVEDRRLVLRLLRTPAAVADLEHWQYDTFRAVFRDPTIPDAFVTFALDHGGRVDAMTMVATSELADFSFDYHDLRFEPVASTPQR; translated from the coding sequence ATGCCTCGCCGCCAGACCATCAACGCGCTCGTCCTCTGCTTCATCTGCCTCCTGCCGGTCGGGGCCGTCGCGCAACGGCCGCCCGCCGATCTCGACGCCTGGGTCGAACGCACCATGGCGACCTTCGAGGTGCCCGGCATCGCCGTGGCGATCGTCAAGGATGGAGACGTCGTCCACGCGAAGGGCTACGGCGTGCGCCGCCTCGGCGACACCGCGCCGGTCGACGATGCCACCCTCTTCGGCATCGCGTCGAACACGAAAGCCTTCACCGCGACGGCGCTCGGCATGCTTGTGGACGAGAAGAGGCTCGCCTGGGACGACCCGGTAACCCGACATCTGCCGGGCTTCCAGATGTTCGACCCCTACGTCTCGCGCGAGATCACGGTACGCGACCTCCTGACACACCGCAGCGGCCTCGGCCTCGGCGCCGGCGACCTGCTGTTCTGGCCGGACACCGACGTGTCGCGGGCCGAGGTCGTGGCGGCCGCGCGCTTCATCCGTCCCGCGACGAGCTTCCGCAGCCGGTACGCGTACAACAACCTCCTGTTCGTCGTGGCTGGCGAGGTCGTCGCGGCTGCCAGCGGGCAGTCGTGGGACGACTTCGTGCGCGCGCGGATCTTCGATCCCCTCGGCATGGACTCGAGCCGGATCACGAGCGTCGGGTTCGGCCCCGGAGACAACGTCGCCTCGCCCCACTCGCGGGGCTGGCGGCTGCAGGGCGAGCTGAAGCCCATCGCTTCGACGCGCGACGACACGTGGGCCGCGGCCGCGGGCATCAAGTCGAACCTGCGCGACCTCGTGACGTGGGTGCGCGTGCACCTCGATCGCGGGCGGCTGGACGAGACGCGCCGGCTGTTCTCGGAGAGCGTGTCGAACGAGATGTGGCAGGTCCAGACGCCGATCCGCGTGAGCGACCCGCCGCCACCGCTCGCGGACGTCAGGCCGACCTTCGCCGGGTACGGCCTGGGATGGAACCTCCGCGACTATCGTGGCCGGAAAATCGTGTCGCACACTGGCGGGCTGACGGGCATGGTGACGCTCGTCATGCTGGTGCCGTCCGAGCGGCTCGGTCTCGTCGTGCTGACGAACCAGGAGGAGGGAGGCGCCTTCAACGCCATCGCGTATCACGTGATCGACGCCTACTTCGGCGCGCCGTCCACCGACTGGATCGCCGCGTACCGGCAGGTGCGCGACGGTCAACTGAAGCGGGCGGAGGAGGCCGAGCAGAAGCAGGCGGCCGCGCGCGTGCATGACTCGCGGCCGTCGCTGGCGCTGGCGTCGTACGCGGGCGACTATCGCGACGAGTGGTACGGCCGGGCGCGTCTCGAAGTCGAGGACCGACGGCTCGTGCTCCGGCTGCTGCGAACGCCTGCGGCGGTGGCCGACCTCGAGCACTGGCAGTACGACACGTTCCGGGCGGTGTTCCGCGACCCGACCATTCCCGATGCCTTCGTCACCTTCGCGCTCGACCACGGGGGGCGAGTCGATGCGATGACGATGGTGGCGACCTCCGAACTGGCCGACTTCAGCTTCGACTATCACGACCTGCGGTTCGAGCCCGTGGCCTCGACGCCCCAGCGCTGA
- a CDS encoding carboxypeptidase regulatory-like domain-containing protein: MGAPRRVVRVMLCALALTTLLTPSSTLAQEITGTITGTVRDQSGGVLPGVVVSATLVNRNLTKEVVTSETGVYTVPFLPIGTYDLTFTLSGFQTYIARGIVLHVNDRLEVNAALGVGGLTEAIDVVAGSTLVQPTPQVQNLMGATQVQELPLNNRNFVQLASLVPGVNSSLPDEVGIGLTNVVSLSMAGARRNAINWLVDGASNVDVGSNITLLSTPTLESIEEFKIITTGYNAEWPRSGGGIINVVTKGGSNTWRGSGYEFYRNDSLNANSFFRKQSTNPDIANNPPKLTYHNFGYTASGPAVKDRVFFFWSQEWRNISRAPGSLTANTIPSAWLNDPTNPNYVAPADRDPNAVRLLAAWPAVNLGTSQFQSSAPNDQDTRQEVIRVDWQMSSRWRLMARYTHDLSMTTEAGGLFFGTAIPDIATTLTDVPGHVFVGQVTTVVRSNLLNELSFQFSGNAITSEYGDNVTNTRSAYGLAIPELFPENREGLIPTVAVTGLSSIGANQLFDNKYRNYTVTNNLSWQRANHSYKMGLLMAFEQKDELSGSATQGSFSFAAAGGRTAFQNFLTGNRDGLCGNSCTYTEPEREVASQFRFNRYEFYVQDSWRLRSNMTLDYGLRYALYPAVTDKNDVLTNFVPSLYSAAQAPTLNAAGSVIVETGNALNGIVVAGQNSPHGRAIYQLDKNNFQPRVGFSWDTQSDGRTIMRAGYGVYYDQPLIGIFLQNAFVNPPFVASPQVLNAQLSNPAAGSSPTTRPVANLIASSDPFETPRTQQWNIGVQRLLYARGMIDVGYVGSAGDNLIQPLQLNQPQPQDVVRIGVLNASRPYIGYGNIQMRQTTAKSRYNGLLVGFRHDQGRAGLLSVSYTLSRTKTDATNDRDAADFPQNPLDLAAEYAVARTDRTHVLTFNYVYELPFFRDADPLLKSTLGGWQVSGITQMWSGNPVPQITNGNTNGSRRGTRANQVSDPFTNLPQDTPGGVYYFNPFAFSAPADGTYGTTSRAPFRLPGIHQWDITVSKNWYPAPDLRLQFRADFINAFNHTQFTTLGASCVPAADLSCTTGSNFGRLTGTRAPREIQLGVRVSWR; this comes from the coding sequence ATGGGTGCCCCACGTCGTGTCGTCCGGGTGATGCTCTGTGCGCTCGCCCTGACGACGTTGCTGACTCCCTCGTCCACACTCGCCCAGGAGATCACGGGCACGATCACCGGCACCGTCCGGGATCAGTCGGGCGGGGTCCTGCCCGGTGTCGTCGTGAGCGCCACGCTCGTCAATCGCAACCTGACCAAGGAGGTCGTGACGAGCGAAACCGGGGTCTACACGGTGCCGTTTCTTCCCATCGGCACCTACGATCTCACGTTCACCTTGTCCGGATTCCAGACGTACATCGCGCGCGGCATCGTCCTTCACGTGAACGACCGCCTCGAGGTGAACGCGGCGCTCGGCGTCGGCGGCCTCACCGAGGCCATCGACGTCGTGGCGGGCTCGACACTCGTGCAGCCCACGCCCCAGGTGCAGAACCTGATGGGCGCGACGCAGGTGCAGGAGCTGCCGCTCAACAACCGCAACTTCGTGCAACTGGCCAGCCTCGTGCCCGGCGTCAACTCCTCGCTGCCCGACGAGGTCGGCATCGGGCTGACGAACGTCGTCAGCCTCTCGATGGCGGGCGCGCGCCGCAACGCCATCAACTGGCTGGTCGACGGCGCGTCGAACGTCGACGTCGGCTCGAACATCACGTTGCTGTCGACGCCGACGCTCGAGTCGATCGAGGAGTTCAAGATCATCACGACGGGCTACAACGCCGAGTGGCCGCGCAGCGGCGGTGGCATCATCAACGTCGTGACGAAGGGGGGCAGCAACACGTGGCGCGGGTCGGGCTACGAGTTCTACCGCAACGACTCGTTGAACGCCAACAGCTTCTTCCGCAAGCAGAGCACGAACCCCGACATCGCCAACAACCCTCCGAAGCTCACGTATCACAACTTCGGCTACACGGCGTCCGGGCCGGCGGTGAAGGACAGGGTCTTCTTCTTCTGGTCGCAGGAGTGGCGGAACATCTCGCGCGCCCCCGGCTCGCTCACGGCGAACACGATCCCCTCCGCGTGGCTGAACGACCCGACGAATCCGAACTACGTCGCGCCGGCCGACCGCGACCCGAACGCGGTGCGGTTGCTCGCGGCGTGGCCGGCGGTGAACCTCGGGACGAGCCAGTTCCAGAGCAGCGCGCCAAACGATCAGGACACGCGCCAGGAGGTCATCCGCGTCGACTGGCAGATGAGCAGTCGCTGGCGCCTGATGGCCCGCTACACGCACGACCTGTCGATGACGACCGAGGCGGGCGGGCTCTTCTTCGGCACGGCGATTCCGGACATCGCCACGACGCTCACCGACGTGCCCGGCCACGTGTTCGTCGGCCAGGTGACGACGGTCGTCCGGTCGAATCTCCTGAACGAGCTGTCGTTCCAGTTCTCGGGCAACGCGATCACGTCGGAGTACGGGGACAACGTCACGAACACCCGATCGGCGTACGGGCTCGCGATTCCCGAGCTGTTTCCCGAGAACCGCGAAGGGCTCATTCCGACGGTCGCCGTGACCGGCCTGTCGAGCATCGGCGCCAATCAGCTCTTCGACAACAAGTACCGGAACTACACCGTCACCAACAATCTCTCGTGGCAGCGGGCCAATCACTCGTACAAGATGGGCCTGCTCATGGCGTTCGAACAGAAGGACGAGCTGTCGGGCAGCGCCACGCAGGGGAGCTTTAGCTTCGCGGCGGCTGGCGGGCGAACAGCCTTCCAGAACTTCCTGACCGGTAACCGTGACGGGCTCTGTGGCAACAGCTGCACGTACACCGAGCCGGAGCGGGAGGTCGCCTCGCAGTTCCGCTTCAACCGCTATGAGTTCTACGTCCAGGACAGTTGGCGCCTGCGGTCGAACATGACGCTCGACTACGGCCTGCGCTACGCGCTCTACCCGGCGGTGACCGACAAGAACGACGTGCTGACGAACTTCGTGCCGTCGCTCTACAGCGCCGCCCAGGCGCCGACGCTCAATGCGGCGGGTTCCGTGATCGTCGAGACGGGCAACGCGCTGAACGGCATCGTCGTGGCCGGCCAGAACTCGCCACATGGCCGCGCGATCTACCAGCTCGACAAGAACAACTTCCAGCCACGCGTCGGCTTCTCGTGGGACACGCAGTCGGACGGCCGCACCATCATGCGCGCGGGCTACGGCGTCTACTACGACCAGCCGCTCATCGGCATCTTCCTGCAGAACGCGTTCGTCAACCCGCCGTTCGTGGCGAGCCCGCAGGTGCTGAACGCGCAGCTGTCGAACCCGGCGGCCGGCAGCTCACCCACGACGAGGCCGGTCGCCAACCTGATTGCATCGAGCGACCCGTTCGAGACGCCGCGCACGCAGCAGTGGAACATCGGCGTGCAGCGGCTCCTCTACGCGCGGGGCATGATCGACGTCGGCTACGTCGGGTCGGCGGGCGACAACCTGATTCAGCCCCTCCAGCTGAACCAGCCGCAGCCGCAGGACGTCGTCCGGATCGGCGTGCTCAACGCCTCGCGCCCGTACATCGGCTACGGCAACATCCAGATGCGTCAGACGACGGCGAAGTCGCGCTACAACGGCCTGCTCGTCGGCTTCCGCCACGACCAGGGACGCGCCGGCCTGTTGAGCGTCTCGTACACGCTGAGCCGGACGAAGACCGACGCCACGAACGACCGCGACGCCGCAGACTTTCCGCAGAACCCGCTCGACCTAGCGGCCGAGTACGCGGTGGCCCGCACCGACCGCACGCACGTGCTGACGTTCAACTACGTCTACGAGCTGCCGTTCTTCCGCGACGCGGATCCGCTGCTCAAGTCCACCCTCGGCGGCTGGCAGGTGTCGGGCATCACGCAGATGTGGTCGGGGAACCCGGTGCCGCAGATCACCAACGGCAACACGAACGGCAGTCGGCGGGGCACGCGCGCGAACCAGGTGAGCGACCCGTTCACCAACCTGCCGCAGGACACGCCGGGCGGCGTGTACTATTTCAATCCGTTCGCGTTCTCCGCACCCGCGGATGGCACGTACGGCACGACGAGCCGGGCGCCGTTCCGCCTGCCCGGCATCCACCAGTGGGACATCACGGTGTCGAAGAACTGGTACCCGGCGCCCGACCTGCGGCTGCAGTTCCGCGCCGACTTCATCAACGCGTTCAACCACACGCAGTTCACGACGCTCGGCGCAAGCTGCGTGCCGGCGGCGGACCTGTCGTGCACGACCGGCAGCAACTTCGGCCGTCTGACGGGCACGCGGGCCCCGCGTGAGATCCAGCTCGGCGTGCGGGTGTCCTGGCGCTAG